In one Bradyrhizobium sp. 4 genomic region, the following are encoded:
- a CDS encoding aminoglycoside phosphotransferase family protein produces MQGSLGEKIGEGAFSEAYAWAPGQVVKLFKAGVSHLLGRHEVRMIRAVRAAGVPVPAVFGEVTLDGRFGIVLERLDGPTLWHLSRTGAVTFEQAGAIVAALAMTLHKTSAPPELLSVRAYMESELRHDDGKVPKHIAADILALIDRLPTGDGLCHCDLSPGNVIMTAEGPKLVDWTFAMRGPAALDLGFLHVILSELAPELADNPERPRATNAAAQSEYARLAGMSLAELTAAMEPYLPIVRTFVVLGNVVPALREQLIQRIEAGLRAKD; encoded by the coding sequence ATGCAGGGATCGCTGGGGGAAAAGATCGGTGAAGGCGCCTTCTCCGAAGCCTACGCCTGGGCGCCCGGTCAGGTCGTGAAGCTATTCAAGGCCGGCGTCTCTCATCTGCTCGGCCGGCATGAGGTACGCATGATCCGCGCCGTGCGGGCCGCCGGCGTCCCGGTGCCGGCGGTGTTCGGCGAGGTGACGCTGGACGGGCGCTTCGGCATCGTGCTGGAGCGCCTCGACGGACCAACCCTGTGGCATCTCTCGCGGACCGGCGCGGTGACTTTCGAACAGGCGGGCGCGATCGTCGCGGCTCTGGCCATGACTCTTCACAAGACGTCCGCGCCGCCGGAGCTCCTCTCCGTGCGCGCGTATATGGAGAGCGAGTTGCGGCACGACGACGGCAAGGTCCCGAAGCACATCGCCGCCGATATCCTCGCCCTGATCGATCGCCTGCCGACCGGCGACGGGCTTTGCCATTGCGACCTTAGCCCCGGCAACGTGATCATGACGGCGGAAGGCCCAAAGCTTGTCGACTGGACCTTCGCGATGCGCGGGCCCGCCGCCCTCGATCTTGGGTTCTTGCATGTCATCCTGTCCGAGCTCGCACCGGAACTAGCCGACAATCCGGAGCGGCCGCGCGCGACCAATGCGGCGGCGCAATCCGAATATGCGCGGCTGGCCGGCATGTCTCTGGCGGAGCTGACGGCGGCAATGGAGCCGTATTTGCCTATCGTCCGCACCTTCGTCGTCCTCGGAAACGTGGTGCCTGCGCTGCGGGAGCAACTGATCCAGCGCATCGAAGCGGGGCTGCGCGCGAAAGACTGA
- the plsY gene encoding glycerol-3-phosphate 1-O-acyltransferase PlsY produces MAFWTAGAVGLLIAYLLGSIPTGYLAGKLLRGIDIRRHGSKSTGATNVLRTLGKWPALFVLVGDVLKGVGAIIVARSFCPWLYAELSSSPTASDLQLWVPWAVCLAGSAVLLGHSRSIWLNFTGGKSAAAGLGVLLAMSWPVGLGAAAAFGFVLAITRIVSLSSMLAALTAIVLVCAVEHPLPYRLLVIGGGLYVIIRHRANIQRLLAGTEPRLIRNGQSAKAEAQV; encoded by the coding sequence ATGGCGTTTTGGACAGCGGGCGCGGTTGGGTTGTTGATCGCCTATCTGCTCGGCTCGATCCCCACGGGGTATCTGGCGGGGAAACTGCTCAGGGGCATCGACATCCGAAGGCATGGCTCCAAGTCCACCGGGGCAACGAATGTCTTGCGCACTCTCGGCAAATGGCCTGCCTTGTTCGTGCTCGTCGGCGATGTGCTGAAGGGCGTGGGTGCCATCATTGTTGCGCGCTCGTTCTGTCCCTGGCTCTATGCAGAATTATCCTCGTCGCCGACAGCTTCTGATCTGCAGCTGTGGGTGCCATGGGCTGTTTGTCTGGCTGGAAGTGCCGTGCTGTTGGGACATAGCCGATCGATCTGGCTGAACTTCACGGGCGGCAAGTCGGCTGCCGCCGGACTCGGTGTGTTGCTGGCGATGTCCTGGCCCGTTGGATTGGGGGCTGCAGCCGCCTTTGGCTTCGTGCTGGCTATCACCCGGATCGTTTCCTTGAGCTCGATGCTCGCGGCGTTGACGGCAATCGTTCTTGTCTGCGCGGTCGAGCACCCATTGCCGTACCGGTTGCTGGTGATCGGAGGCGGCCTCTACGTGATCATCCGCCATCGTGCGAACATCCAAAGACTTTTGGCGGGAACGGAGCCGCGCCTGATTCGAAATGGCCAGAGTGCGAAAGCGGAGGCGCAAGTTTAG
- a CDS encoding PleD family two-component system response regulator, translating into MSARILVVDDVPANVKLLEARLSAEYFDVMTAANGTEALAICARAECDIILLDVMMPDIDGFEVCRRLKTDPATHHIPVVMVTALDSPADRNRGLEAGADDFLTKPVSDVVLIARVRSLTRLKMMTDELRMRAITSLEIGMQAPERSAISDTGKGGRILLVDDRQSSYERLATILAAEHTIDVEPNPTEALFHAAEGNYDLLIVSLDLNNFDGLRLCSQARSLERTRHVPILAIADPENSTRLLRGLEIGVNDYLLRPIDKIELLARARTQIRRRRYTDHLRDNVQNSIEMAITDALTGLHNRRYMESHLATLAEQAATRGKPLALMILDIDYFKSINDNYGHDAGDDVLREFAVRVRKSIRGIDLACRYGGEEFVIVMPETDLHVAGMVAERLRRSIAGEPFAIHKGTKRIEVTISIGLTTLEQKGEAVGDVLKRADTALYRAKHDGRNRVVSHAA; encoded by the coding sequence GTGTCCGCGCGTATTCTCGTCGTCGACGACGTCCCTGCCAACGTCAAGCTGCTCGAAGCCCGCCTGTCCGCCGAATATTTCGACGTGATGACCGCCGCCAACGGTACCGAGGCGCTGGCGATCTGCGCCCGCGCCGAATGCGACATCATCCTGCTCGACGTCATGATGCCGGACATCGACGGTTTCGAGGTCTGCCGCCGCCTCAAGACCGATCCGGCCACGCATCACATTCCCGTCGTGATGGTCACCGCGCTCGACAGCCCGGCCGACCGCAACCGCGGGCTGGAGGCCGGCGCCGACGATTTCCTGACAAAACCCGTCTCCGATGTCGTGCTGATCGCGCGCGTGCGCTCGCTGACGCGGCTGAAGATGATGACGGACGAGCTGCGCATGCGCGCCATCACCTCGCTCGAGATCGGCATGCAGGCACCCGAGCGCAGTGCAATCTCCGACACCGGCAAGGGCGGCCGCATTCTGCTGGTCGACGACCGCCAGTCTTCCTATGAGCGGCTGGCGACGATCCTCGCCGCCGAGCACACCATCGATGTCGAGCCGAACCCGACGGAGGCGCTGTTCCACGCCGCCGAGGGCAATTACGATCTGCTGATCGTCTCGCTCGACCTCAACAATTTCGACGGGCTTCGGCTGTGCAGCCAGGCGCGCTCGCTGGAGCGCACGCGGCATGTGCCGATCCTGGCGATCGCCGACCCCGAGAACTCGACGCGGCTGCTGCGTGGGCTCGAGATCGGCGTCAACGACTACCTGCTGCGTCCGATCGACAAGATCGAGCTGCTGGCGCGTGCCCGCACCCAGATCCGGCGGCGCCGCTACACCGACCATCTGCGCGACAACGTGCAGAACTCGATCGAGATGGCGATCACGGACGCGCTCACCGGGCTGCACAATCGCCGCTACATGGAGAGCCATCTCGCGACGCTGGCCGAGCAGGCCGCAACGCGCGGCAAGCCGCTGGCGCTGATGATCCTGGACATCGACTACTTCAAGTCGATCAACGACAATTACGGCCACGACGCCGGCGACGACGTGCTGCGCGAATTCGCCGTGCGGGTCCGCAAGTCGATCCGCGGCATTGACCTTGCCTGCCGCTACGGCGGCGAGGAATTCGTCATCGTGATGCCGGAGACCGATCTCCATGTCGCCGGCATGGTCGCCGAGCGGCTGCGCCGCTCGATCGCCGGCGAGCCCTTTGCGATCCACAAGGGCACCAAGCGCATCGAGGTCACGATCTCGATCGGCCTGACCACGCTGGAGCAGAAGGGCGAGGCGGTTGGCGACGTGCTCAAACGCGCCGACACCGCGCTGTATCGCGCCAAGCACGACGGCCGCAATCGCGTGGTCTCGCACGCGGCGTGA
- a CDS encoding DNA polymerase IV, with protein sequence MTSLETAGPRCFCRDCSADLDMGVRRCSACGSPRLARHRALASLTIAHIDCDAFYATVEKRDNPDIADKPVIIGGGKRGVVSAACYIARTYGVRSAMPMYKALEACPHAAVIPPNMTKYVRVGREVRQAMQALTPLVEPLSIDEAFLDLSGTERVHGMIPAKVLARFARNIERDIGISVSVGLSCNKFLAKIASDLDKPRGFAALDQEEAREMLADKPVGFIFGVGPATQERLVQRGFRIIADLQKADEIEMMRQFPSDGRRLWRLARGIDDRRVEPDRGAKTISSETTFETDIRDFATLEKILWRLCEKTSSRLKSSELAGLTVTLKLKTADFRQRTRSQSITAPTQLAAKIFSICREMLAKEIDGTAFRLMGAGVSALREGSVADDTDMLDRRAAHAERAVDSLRKKFGSAAVIRGIAYEGPEKAQE encoded by the coding sequence GTGACCTCCCTGGAGACGGCCGGACCCCGCTGCTTCTGCCGGGATTGTTCGGCCGATCTGGATATGGGCGTGCGGCGCTGTTCCGCCTGCGGTTCCCCCCGCCTCGCCCGCCACCGCGCGCTCGCAAGCCTGACCATCGCCCATATCGACTGCGACGCCTTCTACGCGACCGTCGAGAAGCGCGACAATCCCGACATCGCCGACAAGCCCGTCATCATCGGCGGGGGCAAGCGCGGCGTGGTGTCGGCCGCCTGCTACATCGCCCGCACCTACGGCGTGCGCTCGGCCATGCCGATGTACAAGGCGCTGGAAGCCTGCCCGCATGCGGCCGTGATCCCGCCGAACATGACGAAATATGTCCGGGTTGGGCGCGAGGTGCGCCAGGCCATGCAGGCGCTGACGCCGCTGGTCGAGCCGCTCTCGATCGACGAGGCCTTCCTCGATCTCTCCGGCACCGAGCGGGTGCACGGCATGATTCCGGCCAAGGTGCTGGCGCGGTTCGCACGCAACATCGAGCGCGACATCGGCATCAGCGTCTCGGTCGGCCTCTCCTGCAACAAGTTCCTGGCGAAGATCGCCTCCGACCTCGACAAGCCGCGCGGGTTTGCCGCGCTCGACCAGGAGGAAGCGCGCGAGATGCTGGCCGACAAGCCGGTCGGTTTCATTTTCGGCGTTGGACCCGCAACGCAGGAGCGTCTGGTGCAGCGCGGCTTCCGCATCATCGCCGACCTGCAGAAGGCCGACGAGATCGAGATGATGCGGCAGTTTCCGAGCGACGGCCGCAGGCTGTGGCGGCTCGCGCGCGGCATCGACGACCGCCGCGTCGAGCCCGATCGGGGCGCCAAGACGATTTCGAGCGAGACGACGTTCGAGACCGACATCCGGGATTTCGCGACGCTGGAAAAGATCCTGTGGCGGCTGTGCGAGAAGACGTCGTCTCGCCTGAAGAGCAGCGAGCTCGCCGGCTTGACCGTCACGCTGAAGCTGAAGACCGCCGATTTCCGCCAGCGCACCCGCTCGCAGTCGATCACGGCCCCGACGCAGCTTGCCGCAAAGATCTTTTCGATCTGCCGCGAGATGCTGGCGAAAGAGATCGACGGCACCGCCTTTCGCCTGATGGGCGCCGGCGTCAGCGCCCTGCGCGAGGGCTCGGTGGCCGACGACACCGACATGCTCGACCGCCGTGCCGCCCACGCCGAGCGCGCGGTGGACAGCTTGCGCAAGAAATTCGGCAGCGCCGCAGTGATCCGCGGCATCGCCTACGAGGGGCCGGAAAAGGCGCAGGAGTGA
- a CDS encoding outer membrane beta-barrel protein, whose product MKRLLAAAAGILVLGLSAPASAADLAARPYTKAPPMAVAMYDWSGFYIGANGGWGTSRKCWDMTQFGAFAVVPAGAEGCHDASGGTVGGQIGYRWQTGPYVFGLEAQGNWADFNGSNSSTFIIARNQSKIDAFGLFTGQVGYSWNNALLYVKGGAAVTRDKYTGRTIPGDLAFDSATETRWGGTVGVGLEYGFASNWSVGVEYNHMFMGDRDVTMSSTGLLVPAGTLVRVDRISQDVDVVTARLNYRFGGPAAARY is encoded by the coding sequence ATGAAAAGGCTTCTAGCGGCGGCGGCCGGGATACTCGTTCTGGGTCTGTCAGCTCCGGCGAGCGCGGCCGATCTGGCGGCCCGTCCGTACACCAAGGCGCCTCCGATGGCGGTTGCGATGTATGACTGGAGCGGCTTTTACATTGGCGCTAACGGCGGTTGGGGTACGAGCCGCAAGTGCTGGGATATGACCCAGTTCGGTGCATTTGCGGTTGTTCCTGCCGGGGCGGAAGGCTGCCACGATGCATCTGGCGGCACGGTCGGCGGTCAAATCGGCTACCGTTGGCAGACCGGACCTTACGTTTTCGGCCTTGAAGCACAGGGAAACTGGGCAGACTTCAACGGATCGAACTCCAGCACCTTCATCATCGCCCGGAACCAATCCAAGATCGACGCTTTCGGCCTCTTCACCGGACAAGTCGGTTATTCCTGGAACAATGCGCTGCTTTACGTGAAGGGCGGCGCGGCCGTCACCCGCGACAAGTACACAGGTCGAACCATTCCCGGCGACCTGGCCTTCGATTCAGCTACGGAGACCCGCTGGGGCGGCACCGTCGGCGTTGGTTTGGAGTACGGCTTCGCATCGAACTGGTCAGTCGGCGTGGAGTACAATCACATGTTCATGGGTGACCGCGATGTAACGATGTCGTCGACAGGTCTGCTGGTTCCGGCGGGGACCCTCGTCCGGGTTGATCGCATCAGCCAAGACGTCGACGTGGTCACGGCGCGCCTCAACTACCGCTTCGGTGGCCCGGCCGCCGCGAGGTATTGA
- a CDS encoding response regulator codes for MAKTVLIVEDNELNMKLFRDLLEAHGYQTTGTSNGYEALDLVRKMRPDLVLMDIQLPQVSGLEVTRWIKDDPELRNIPVVAVTAFAMKGDEERIREGGCEAYLSKPISVGKFIETVRRFIG; via the coding sequence ATGGCTAAGACCGTCCTGATCGTGGAAGACAACGAGCTCAACATGAAGCTCTTCCGCGACCTGTTGGAGGCGCACGGCTACCAGACCACCGGCACCAGCAACGGCTACGAGGCGCTCGACCTCGTTCGCAAGATGCGGCCCGACCTCGTGCTGATGGATATCCAATTGCCGCAGGTCTCGGGCCTGGAGGTGACGCGCTGGATCAAGGACGATCCGGAACTGCGCAATATTCCCGTCGTCGCCGTCACGGCGTTCGCGATGAAGGGCGACGAAGAGCGCATCCGCGAGGGCGGCTGCGAGGCCTATTTGTCCAAGCCGATCTCGGTCGGCAAATTCATTGAGACGGTCCGACGTTTCATCGGATAG
- a CDS encoding MFS transporter, translating to MPLLQVLRPTLPILIGASIMLTLSMGLRQSLGIFMQPLTHDIHLSISDFTLALAVQNLAWGFLQPLAGAMTTRYGFRPIMIAGSFMYIAGLVLMATANGLVAIMIGAGVLIGTSLACTAAAIAMSVAARAVPATVRSTVLGIVSGAGSLGALLSAPLGQMLNEGFGWRVGLAGFVVMSVLMIPAAWYAGRVDAVPLPKPATDEIVDATAMIAAKTAFGNASFVVMTCAYLVCGMQLVFLTTHLPSYLAICGLDPMLSAQTLGMIGGFNVLGSLFFGWAGQRWNKLALLGGIYVLRSLALAWYFMLPATPASTLLFGAIMGFLWMGVGPLVAGAVAEMFGLRWQAMIQGLAFMSHQIGSFLGAYGGGVLYDALGSYTMAWRIGVALGLAGGIVQVAFALIRPSQPPATVLRTA from the coding sequence ATGCCGCTGCTGCAGGTCCTGCGTCCGACATTGCCCATCCTGATCGGCGCCTCGATCATGCTGACGCTGAGCATGGGGCTGCGCCAGAGCCTCGGCATCTTCATGCAGCCGCTGACCCACGACATCCATCTGTCGATCTCCGACTTCACGCTGGCGCTGGCCGTGCAAAACCTCGCCTGGGGCTTTCTCCAGCCGCTCGCCGGCGCGATGACCACGCGCTACGGCTTCCGTCCCATCATGATTGCAGGCTCATTCATGTACATCGCGGGCTTGGTGCTGATGGCAACCGCGAACGGTCTCGTCGCCATCATGATCGGCGCAGGCGTGCTGATCGGCACTTCGCTCGCCTGCACCGCGGCGGCGATCGCGATGTCGGTGGCGGCGCGCGCGGTACCCGCAACGGTGCGTTCCACCGTGCTTGGCATCGTCTCCGGCGCGGGCTCGCTCGGCGCGTTGTTATCGGCGCCGCTCGGGCAGATGCTCAACGAGGGCTTTGGCTGGCGGGTCGGGCTCGCCGGCTTCGTCGTGATGTCGGTGCTGATGATCCCGGCGGCCTGGTATGCCGGGCGCGTTGACGCGGTCCCGCTGCCGAAGCCCGCGACTGACGAGATCGTCGATGCCACGGCCATGATCGCGGCGAAGACCGCCTTCGGCAATGCGTCGTTCGTGGTGATGACCTGCGCCTATCTCGTCTGCGGCATGCAGCTTGTGTTCCTCACCACGCACCTGCCGTCCTATCTCGCGATCTGCGGCCTCGATCCGATGCTGAGCGCGCAGACGCTCGGCATGATCGGCGGCTTCAACGTGCTCGGCTCGCTGTTCTTCGGCTGGGCTGGCCAGCGCTGGAACAAGCTCGCGCTTCTCGGCGGCATCTACGTCCTGCGCTCGCTGGCGCTGGCCTGGTATTTCATGCTGCCGGCAACGCCTGCCTCGACGCTGCTGTTCGGCGCGATCATGGGCTTCTTGTGGATGGGCGTGGGACCGCTCGTCGCGGGCGCGGTGGCCGAGATGTTCGGCCTGCGCTGGCAGGCGATGATCCAAGGCCTCGCCTTCATGAGCCACCAGATCGGCAGCTTCCTCGGCGCCTACGGAGGCGGGGTGCTCTACGACGCGCTCGGCTCCTACACCATGGCCTGGCGCATCGGCGTCGCGCTGGGGTTGGCCGGCGGCATCGTGCAGGTGGCGTTCGCGCTGATCCGGCCGTCGCAGCCGCCGGCGACGGTGTTGCGGACGGCGTAG
- a CDS encoding acyltransferase — translation MKSHLPLLDPLRFAAALGVAMFHQMFWSWAWTSIGVPGFERTVAADVLYPSAAPYTWFGWVGVEIFFVISGFVIANSASTSSPGGFLLGRALRIYPAVWVCATATFLILLLFGSGPASELILPYVHAMLMVPKGVTGQWLDEVYWTLAAETAFYGLVFCAMLTKKVTLRHLAWGLTIYSAIFNAVALLVLSCTTPSDLPYLVILMFRVPCAAFLLTHGCFFALGIWLFISANRQLTALEQVAIAITCLSGAAEIYFFASFFLTSIPAISDQSALVPIMVWAAAVLLIAIAAKRSRRSAGKASPETPAYLRTLGLITYPLYLTHNVIGTAIIRALVDAGWDATSAVWIALGLLVLVCWVICAKVEPPVRSALMQTLSHFGKLPERQPTSRRPAFARGLRLRPARSLSYHGRAAA, via the coding sequence GTGAAGAGCCATTTGCCGTTGCTGGATCCGCTGCGCTTCGCCGCCGCCCTCGGCGTCGCCATGTTTCACCAGATGTTCTGGTCCTGGGCCTGGACCTCGATCGGCGTCCCCGGTTTCGAGCGCACTGTCGCCGCCGATGTTCTCTACCCGTCCGCCGCGCCCTACACGTGGTTCGGCTGGGTCGGCGTCGAAATCTTCTTCGTCATTTCCGGTTTCGTCATCGCGAATTCCGCGAGCACGTCGTCGCCGGGCGGATTTCTTCTTGGTCGCGCCCTCAGGATTTATCCGGCGGTCTGGGTTTGCGCCACCGCGACCTTCCTCATTCTGCTCCTCTTCGGGAGCGGACCGGCATCCGAACTCATTCTGCCCTACGTCCACGCCATGCTGATGGTCCCCAAGGGAGTCACAGGTCAGTGGCTTGACGAGGTCTACTGGACCCTGGCAGCCGAGACGGCATTTTATGGTCTCGTGTTCTGCGCGATGCTCACCAAGAAGGTCACCCTGCGGCACCTCGCCTGGGGTCTCACCATCTACAGCGCAATCTTCAATGCCGTCGCGCTACTCGTGCTGTCATGCACGACGCCATCCGACTTGCCTTATCTCGTCATTCTGATGTTCCGGGTGCCATGCGCGGCATTCCTGCTGACGCATGGCTGCTTCTTTGCGCTGGGGATCTGGCTGTTCATCTCCGCGAACAGACAATTGACGGCGCTCGAACAGGTCGCAATTGCCATCACGTGTCTATCAGGCGCGGCGGAAATCTACTTCTTCGCCTCGTTCTTCTTGACGTCCATCCCCGCCATCTCGGATCAATCGGCTCTCGTGCCGATCATGGTCTGGGCTGCTGCAGTGCTCCTCATTGCCATCGCCGCGAAGCGGAGCAGGCGCTCTGCGGGCAAAGCTTCTCCTGAAACACCAGCCTATTTGAGAACGCTCGGACTGATCACCTATCCGCTCTATCTCACGCATAACGTCATCGGCACCGCGATCATTCGTGCCCTGGTCGATGCCGGCTGGGATGCCACCTCGGCCGTCTGGATCGCGCTGGGCCTGCTTGTCCTGGTCTGCTGGGTCATCTGCGCGAAGGTCGAGCCCCCCGTCAGATCCGCGCTGATGCAAACCCTTTCCCATTTCGGAAAGCTGCCGGAAAGACAGCCGACCTCGAGGCGCCCGGCATTCGCTCGAGGGCTGCGCCTGCGTCCCGCACGTTCCCTCTCGTATCACGGACGCGCTGCAGCGTGA
- a CDS encoding nuclear transport factor 2 family protein, whose protein sequence is MAFRSASFILCLLFAIPRMTIAGETLDAAAMDEMHKHFSEAYNRGDLNSMAATFTENAVRVTPSGIFQGRDAIRRSFSDALKLGLHDYSVQRTVSRPEGAFVFNAGTWEAKMGDRPFHGYYSSILTSENGQLRIIEETVAVAAP, encoded by the coding sequence ATGGCCTTCAGATCAGCGAGTTTTATCCTCTGCCTGCTGTTCGCCATTCCGCGCATGACGATTGCGGGAGAGACGCTTGACGCTGCCGCCATGGACGAGATGCACAAGCATTTTTCAGAAGCGTATAATCGCGGTGACCTCAACAGTATGGCCGCAACATTTACGGAGAACGCTGTGCGGGTGACACCCAGCGGTATCTTTCAGGGCAGGGATGCCATTCGCCGGAGTTTCAGCGACGCACTCAAGCTCGGACTGCATGACTATTCGGTTCAACGAACCGTCTCTCGCCCCGAGGGCGCCTTCGTCTTCAACGCCGGGACATGGGAGGCCAAGATGGGAGACCGTCCGTTTCACGGTTATTACTCATCCATACTCACCAGCGAAAATGGACAACTGAGGATCATCGAAGAAACGGTGGCGGTCGCAGCGCCCTGA
- a CDS encoding NADP-dependent oxidoreductase has protein sequence MKAIVVTDQAAGTAGMKLMDRPEPQAAINDVVVQVHASGFVPTELAWPSTWTDRLERDRTPSIPGHELAGVVSALGYGTTGLSVGQRVFGLADWYRDGTLAECVAIEARNLAPLPGDVEFTVGASLPISGLTAWQGLFQHGRLQAGQSVLAHGAAGAVGSMVTQLAREAGAYVIGSGRAADRQTVLDFGAKEFVDLNNDTLKDVGKVDLVFDVIGGDIQKRSAALIRAGGTLVTIVGPAETRPSDGLAVDFVVESDRAQLSEIVQRVRDGRLRTNIGNVSTLDDAVAALNPTKRRKRNTIIHIRP, from the coding sequence ATGAAGGCGATCGTCGTGACGGACCAGGCCGCAGGAACGGCCGGGATGAAGCTCATGGACAGACCCGAGCCGCAGGCAGCGATAAACGACGTCGTCGTTCAGGTTCATGCGTCGGGATTTGTACCGACTGAGCTGGCGTGGCCCTCGACCTGGACCGATCGCCTCGAACGTGACCGAACACCATCGATCCCTGGGCACGAGCTGGCCGGAGTGGTCTCCGCCCTCGGATATGGCACGACGGGGCTATCAGTCGGACAGCGGGTGTTCGGCCTCGCGGACTGGTATCGCGACGGCACACTGGCCGAGTGTGTGGCGATCGAGGCACGCAACCTTGCACCGCTGCCGGGCGACGTCGAATTTACGGTGGGTGCGAGTCTGCCGATCTCGGGCCTGACGGCCTGGCAAGGGCTGTTCCAACACGGCCGTCTTCAGGCGGGGCAAAGCGTCCTCGCACACGGCGCGGCCGGCGCAGTCGGGTCGATGGTGACGCAACTCGCACGAGAAGCCGGCGCCTACGTCATCGGCTCTGGACGCGCCGCCGACCGTCAGACAGTGCTCGACTTCGGCGCGAAGGAGTTCGTCGACCTCAACAACGACACCCTGAAGGACGTGGGCAAAGTCGATCTGGTGTTCGATGTCATCGGCGGTGATATCCAGAAGCGATCCGCAGCACTGATCCGGGCCGGAGGAACACTGGTGACGATCGTGGGGCCGGCCGAGACGCGGCCCTCCGATGGCCTGGCGGTCGACTTCGTCGTCGAGTCCGATCGTGCCCAACTGAGTGAGATCGTCCAGCGGGTGCGGGACGGACGACTGCGGACGAATATCGGCAACGTCTCGACCCTCGACGATGCCGTCGCCGCATTAAATCCGACCAAGCGACGCAAGAGGAACACGATTATCCACATTCGTCCCTGA
- a CDS encoding TetR/AcrR family transcriptional regulator, giving the protein MAPPPAPQTMKERILETADKLFYLQGIRAIGVDTIAAEIGISKRTLYNHFPSKDALIAAYLERRFVQPRPSDKPPAEQILATFDSLERRFAAKDFRGCPFVNAVAELGPADRAVKKIAIAFKESRRVWFRDRLNELGVANAEALATQLVLLVDGSIAQDLVRDDPAMARAAKEAATVLLRNAGVDVGDEAAVKPGRRPARHP; this is encoded by the coding sequence ATGGCTCCCCCGCCCGCCCCACAGACGATGAAAGAGCGGATCCTCGAGACCGCCGACAAGCTGTTCTATCTGCAGGGCATTCGCGCCATCGGGGTCGACACCATCGCGGCCGAGATCGGCATCTCCAAGCGCACGCTCTACAACCACTTCCCCTCCAAGGACGCGTTGATCGCGGCCTATCTGGAGCGCCGCTTCGTGCAGCCCCGCCCCTCCGACAAGCCCCCGGCCGAGCAAATCCTCGCCACCTTCGATTCGCTGGAGCGCCGCTTCGCCGCAAAAGATTTTCGCGGCTGTCCGTTCGTGAATGCGGTCGCCGAGCTCGGCCCGGCGGACCGCGCCGTGAAGAAGATCGCCATCGCCTTCAAGGAAAGCCGCCGCGTCTGGTTTCGCGACCGCCTCAACGAGCTCGGCGTTGCGAACGCGGAGGCGCTCGCAACCCAGCTCGTGCTGCTGGTCGACGGCTCCATCGCGCAGGACCTCGTCCGCGACGACCCCGCAATGGCCCGCGCCGCGAAGGAAGCGGCGACAGTGTTGCTGCGGAATGCCGGGGTGGATGTGGGAGATGAGGCTGCGGTGAAGCCAGGCAGGCGGCCGGCTCGGCATCCCTGA
- a CDS encoding ACT domain-containing protein, whose amino-acid sequence MTGERDLDALLKHMKPEMRPGIFVFCTIPTDQPIPAALSPLLTFREQEGTTLVITREQAEAAGLRYAFASCLITLTVHSALDAVGFLAAITARLATAGISVNAVSAFHHDHLFVPADGADDAMVLLQEMSKATRS is encoded by the coding sequence ATGACAGGCGAACGCGATCTCGACGCGCTGCTGAAACACATGAAGCCGGAGATGCGGCCGGGCATTTTCGTGTTCTGCACGATCCCGACAGACCAGCCGATCCCCGCGGCGCTCAGCCCTTTGCTGACGTTCCGCGAGCAGGAAGGAACGACGCTCGTGATCACTCGCGAACAGGCCGAAGCGGCGGGACTACGCTACGCGTTTGCATCGTGCCTGATCACCCTGACGGTTCACTCCGCACTCGATGCGGTGGGCTTTCTGGCCGCAATCACGGCACGCCTCGCCACAGCCGGCATCAGCGTGAACGCCGTTTCGGCGTTCCACCACGATCATTTGTTTGTGCCGGCTGACGGGGCGGACGACGCGATGGTTCTTCTGCAAGAGATGTCCAAGGCTACGCGCTCGTAG
- a CDS encoding DUF3572 domain-containing protein gives MKKPVHNPREVAEIVALQALSFVAGEPERLGLFLAETGVGPEMLRNAASDPNFLLSVLDFVMRDDATVKAFASTAELHPTNVAAARQVLGGALGDPNWERDVP, from the coding sequence GTGAAAAAGCCTGTTCACAACCCGCGCGAAGTCGCTGAAATCGTTGCGCTTCAGGCGCTGTCTTTCGTCGCGGGCGAGCCGGAGCGGCTGGGCCTGTTCCTGGCCGAGACAGGGGTCGGCCCGGAGATGCTGCGCAATGCGGCCTCGGACCCCAATTTCCTGCTCAGCGTGCTCGATTTCGTGATGCGCGACGACGCCACCGTGAAGGCCTTTGCCAGCACTGCGGAACTGCATCCGACCAACGTTGCCGCGGCGCGGCAGGTTCTCGGCGGCGCGCTCGGCGACCCCAATTGGGAGCGCGACGTGCCGTGA